The Zavarzinella sp. sequence TCTGGCTGCGGTTTGAATGGAGTTTCCGGCCATTACGCGGGTAATTCTGCGGGATTGTATTGACGTGCCAGACGTGCGTGTAATGCAACCAGTCCCACCGCAGTGATCACGTCCAGTCCCACCTGGGCGAGCATTTTTGCCACCCCATAGTCTTGTGCGGTCATGAATTCCAAGCCTTTGCGATAGCTCAGCAGCAAAGTCTGCCAGGTCTGTGGGGCGTATTCCGGCAGTGCGGGTTCAATCCAGGCACCTGTATTGGTAATGAAGAAAAACAGCACATAGCCGGTCAGACCTGCTACCGCTGGCTTCACAAGACTGGCACTTTTCCTTGCCAGCAGGTACCCCAGTACCACGTAGGCAGCAAAGCCCAGGTAGGAATACGGCGATGGATACCAGCCCTTGGTGGCGTAGAACAGGGTATCGCACACCGCCATGACCAGCACTGGCACTAGTAAGGCATAACCCAGTCGCAGGCGTGCACCAGCAAATACGGCCAGCCCACCAATCGGGGTGATATTCCACCACACCCGCATTTCAGGTGGCAGTAAACGCATCACAACGGCAATTAGTCCGAACAGACTAATTATAGCCAATGCCTGGGGTTTCCATTCGTGGTCAGTTCGTGCAGTCATTATTTCAGCAGTTACGGTACGTTTTCAGGTGAATCTTTCAGCTATCGTTATATGCAATGGGCATGGGATGTCACTACGAATCCCGCATCGAGCATCGCTGTTCAGGTGTTTGGGAGTCCTGTTTGGGTT is a genomic window containing:
- a CDS encoding DUF6580 family putative transport protein — protein: MTARTDHEWKPQALAIISLFGLIAVVMRLLPPEMRVWWNITPIGGLAVFAGARLRLGYALLVPVLVMAVCDTLFYATKGWYPSPYSYLGFAAYVVLGYLLARKSASLVKPAVAGLTGYVLFFFITNTGAWIEPALPEYAPQTWQTLLLSYRKGLEFMTAQDYGVAKMLAQVGLDVITAVGLVALHARLARQYNPAELPA